From Onychostoma macrolepis isolate SWU-2019 chromosome 19, ASM1243209v1, whole genome shotgun sequence, a single genomic window includes:
- the fbxl6 gene encoding F-box/LRR-repeat protein 6, whose amino-acid sequence MESTIMEPESLQASSAEMSTTQSSTAGTSQSSPAKGKRLLKRKADSVTDDKRKRKKKKTVKRTIRPNYTVQEGEDMLLIISNINSSDSIWKPKRKGCKKKKVNAKGKSKTSANKTKKAPVKAKPPKVTDKNVDLESVNADSFDCWGQSLPIEVLVKIFQFAVLQDGAVPFLCRVGRVCRLWNGAASSPVLWRSVSVGYCWIEPGKSQLPGTEQKIRNTIDWLAENRLSQLREFSLCHWKKHVDYVIQNVSQSCTNLHSLKLSYCTGMTETAFQNLGAQCRLLENINLQHSEFNVDGLVSFLEAYGNQIKKIYFTHSTKSDRLLSALSKGCCPELMLLEINTKLDGGYCQLAICIQALQIGCPKLQTFRLMNVTPVPKMIRNTPSSTSGFPMLEELCIATSSHSFMTDGDLNNVLHGSPHLRVLDLRGGSRITATGLYALPCERLECLYWGLYFNSNTMVASKKGIHMLAHKWSSTLRELDLANQPFSEEDIEIAMGHLAHGAGVEFFRSLNLSGTKITSSALRLLISQSPALKYLNLSSCRYLPRGLKRVYHGREDIQLLLDKLD is encoded by the exons ATGGAAAGCACAATAATGGAGCCCGAGTCACTGCAGGCTTCTTCTGCAGAAATGTCAACCACTCAATCCAGCACAGCTGGGACATCCCAGTCTTCACCCGCAAAAGGAAAAAGACTTTTGAAAAGAAAAGCGGATTCCGTTACGGATGacaaaaggaaaaggaaaaagaaaaaaactgtaaaacgaACTATAAGACCAAATTACACCGTCCAGGAGGGAGAAGACATGCTTTTGATTATATCAAATATAAACAGTAGTGACAGCATATGGAAGCCCAAGCGGAAGGGATGTAAGAAAAAGAAGGTAAACGCAAAAGGCAAGAGTAAAACCTCTGCTAACAAAACGAAAAAAGCACCAGTAAAAGCAAAACCCCCCAAAGTCACAgataaaaatgttgatttggAGAGTGTTAATGCTGATAGCTTTGACTGCTGGGGTCAAAGTTTGCCAATAGAGGTCCTGGTGAAAATCTTTCAGTTTGCAGTTCTCCAGGATGGAGCCGTACCATTTCTGTGCAG GGTTGGCAGAGTTTGCCGTCTATGGAATGGAGCTGCATCCTCTCCGGTCCTGTGGCGTAGTGTGTCAGTTGGCTACTGCTGGATTGAACCCGGTAAGAGTCAATTACCTGGGACAGAACAGAAGATTAGGAACACTATAGACTGGCTAGCTGAAAACAG ATTGTCTCAGTTGAGAGAGTTCTCCCTTTGCCACTGGAAAAAACATGTTGATTATGTGATTCAG AATGTTTCACAATCATGCACCAATCTTCATTCTCTCAAGCTGTCTTACTGCACGGGAATGACAGAAACAGCATTCCAAAACCTTGGCGCTCAATGTCGATTATTAGAGAATATAAATTTGCAACACTCAGAG tttaatgttGATGGTCTGGTGTCCTTCCTTGAGGCATACggcaaccaaataaagaaaatttacTTCACACACAGCACCAAGAGTGACAGACTACTCAGTGCTTTGTCT AAAGGTTGCTGTCCTGAGCTCATGCTGCTGGAGATCAATACTAAATTAGATGGAGGATACTGCCAGCTTGCCATCTGTATTCAGGCTTTGCAGATTGGATGCCCTAAACTTCAG ACTTTTAGGTTGATGAATGTCACTCCAGTTCCTAAAATGATCCGCAACACACCCAGCTCAACATCTGGTTTTCCCATGCTAGAGGAGCTGTGCATTGCCACTTCCTCTCACTCTTTCATGACCGACGGTGACCTGAACAATGTGCTCCATGGATCCCCCCACCTGCGTGTGCTGGACCTGCGTGGTGGCTCCCGCATCACGGCCACTGGCCTCTATGCCCTGCCTTGTGAGA GACTGGAGTGTCTGTACTGGGGCCTGTACTTCAACAGCAATACCATGGTAGCATCCAAGAAAGGCATACACATGCTTGCCCACAAATGGAGCAGCACCCTCAGGGAGCTTGATTTGGCCAACCAGCCATTTTCAGAAGAAGACATAGAGATTGCCATGGGACATCTTGCACATGGTGCTGGAGTCGAATTTTTTCGCTCCCTGAATCTCAGTGGTACTAAAATCACTTCATCTGCACTCAG GTTACTAATTAGCCAGTCACCAGCACTGAAGTACTTGAATCTGTCTTCTTGCCGGTATCTGCCCAGAGGACTCAAACGGGTATATCATGGTCGAGAAGACATTCAGCTACTACTGGACAAATTAGACTGA